The following are encoded in a window of Roseimaritima ulvae genomic DNA:
- the deoC gene encoding deoxyribose-phosphate aldolase, with protein sequence MDYTYAQIAKMIDHSLLQPTMTWDTLEAGCRLAVAYDVASVCILPYALPRCVELLSGSTVQPSTTIGFPHGGHTTAIKAAEAEQAIADGCQELDMVCNISKVLSGDWDYVRRDIQAVIEPAHAAGRKVKVIFENCYLADADKQRLCEICGDLGADWVKTSTGYGSGGATLEDLRLMVQHTQAPVQVKAAGGVRELDKLLEVRALGVTRIGASATKVILDECRQRLDLPAIDTEATPDAAGY encoded by the coding sequence ATGGACTATACGTACGCTCAGATCGCCAAGATGATCGACCACTCGTTGCTGCAGCCCACCATGACTTGGGACACGCTGGAAGCTGGTTGCCGATTGGCGGTCGCTTATGACGTGGCCAGCGTGTGCATTCTGCCCTATGCGCTGCCCCGCTGCGTCGAATTGCTCTCCGGCAGCACGGTCCAGCCCAGCACCACGATCGGGTTCCCGCACGGCGGCCACACCACGGCCATCAAAGCGGCCGAAGCCGAACAAGCGATCGCCGACGGCTGCCAGGAACTGGACATGGTCTGCAATATCTCCAAAGTCCTGAGCGGCGACTGGGATTATGTGCGGCGTGATATCCAAGCCGTCATTGAACCGGCGCACGCCGCCGGCCGGAAGGTCAAAGTGATCTTTGAAAACTGCTACCTGGCCGACGCGGACAAGCAGCGATTGTGCGAAATCTGCGGCGATCTAGGCGCCGACTGGGTGAAGACCTCGACGGGCTACGGCAGTGGCGGAGCGACGCTGGAAGACCTGCGGTTGATGGTCCAGCACACGCAGGCCCCGGTGCAGGTCAAAGCGGCTGGCGGCGTTCGCGAGCTGGACAAATTGCTGGAAGTCCGAGCCTTGGGCGTGACCCGGATCGGCGCCAGTGCCACCAAAGTCATCCTCGACGAGTGCCGCCAACGGCTGGACCTGCCCGCCATCGACACGGAAGCCACCCCCGACGCAGCCGGGTATTAG